ACAAGACCGGTCTCGACGACCTCGTCCGCGCCCTGCACGACGCCGGCGTGGAGCTGGTCTCGACCGGTGGCTCCGCCGCGCTCATCGACTCGCTCGGCCTGCCCGTCACCCGCGTCGAGGACCTCACCGGGTTCCCCGAGTGCCTCGACGGCCGCGTCAAGACGCTGCACCCGCGCGTGCACGCCGGGATCCTCGCCGACCGGCGCCTCGAGTCCCACGTCGCGCAGCTCGAGGAGCTCGACATCGAGCCGTTCGACCTCGTCGTGAGCAACCTCTACCCGTTCACCGACACCGTCGCGTCCGGCGCCTCCCCGGACGAGTGCGTCGAGCAGATCGACATTGGCGGTCCCTCGATGGTCCGCGCGGCGGCCAAGAACCACCCGAGCGTCGCCATCGTCACCTCGCCCGCGGCGTACGACGACGTGCTGGCCGCCGTGGCCGCCGGCGGGTTCACGCTCGCCGAGCGCCGGCGCCTGGCCGCGGAGGCGTTCGTCCACACCACGACCTACGACGTGCACGTGGCCTCCTGGATGGGCAACGTGCTCGCCGACACCAGCGACGGCTCGGGCTTCCCGGCGTGGATGGGCGCCACGTGGAGCAAGGAGGCGGTGCTGCGCTACGGCGAGAACCCCCACCAGCGCGCCGCGCTCTACAGCAACGGATTCCTCCCCGAGGGTCCGGGACTCGCCCAGGCGACCCAGCACCACGGCAAGGAGATGTCCTACAACAACTACGTCGACGCCGACGCGGCCCGCCGGGCGGCGTACGACTTCGACGAGCCGGCCGTCGCGATCATCAAGCACGCCAACCCGTGCGGCATCGCCGTCGGCGAGGACGTCGCCGCGGCGCACCGCAAGGCCCACGAGTGCGACCCGGTCAGCGCCTTCGGCGGCGTCATCGCCACCAACGTGCCCGTCTCCGTCGCGATGGCCGAGCAGGTCGCCGAGATCTTCACCGAGGTCGTCGTCGCCCCGGGCTACGAGGACGGCGCGATCGAGGCGCTGCGGGCCAAGAAGAACATCCGGGTGCTCGAGTGCCCCCCGCTCGTCCGCGGTGGCGCCGAGATGCGCGCGATCTCGGGCGGCCTCCTGCTGCAGGAGCGCGACGTCCTCTCGGCCGAGGTCGAGGGCGGCGGCGACGACCCCGCCACGTGGACGCTGGCCACCGGCGAGGCCGCCTCCGAGGACGTGCTGGCCGACCTCGCCTTCGCGTGGCGCGCCTGCCGCGCGGTGAAGTCCAACGCGATCCTGCTCGCCGCCGACGGCGCCTCCGTCGGCGTCGGCATGGGCCAGGTCAACCGGGTGGACTCCTGCCGGCTCGCCGTCGAGCGGGCGGGGGAGCGGGTGACGTCCGCGGTGGCGGCCTCGGACGCCTTCTTCCCCTTCGCCGACGGTCCGCAGATCCTCATCGACGCCGGGGTCCGCGCGATCGTCCAGCCCGGCGGCTCGGTGCGCGACGCCGAGGTGGTGGCCGCCTGCGAGGCGGCCGGCGTGACGATGTACCTCACCGGCACGCGCCACTTCTTCCACTGATGGCCGACGTCCCTAGACTGACCGCCGTGACGGCACAGACCCTGGACGGCGCGGCGACGCTGCGCACCATCAAGGCGGAGCTCGCCCAGCGCGTCGCCGCCCTCGCCGAGCAGGGGGTCACCCCGGGACTCGGCACGGTGCTCGTCGGCGACGACCCCGGCTCGCACTGGTACGTCGGTGCGAAGCACAAGGACTGTGCCGAGATCGGCATCACCTCGATCCGCCGCGACCTGCCGGCCACGGCCACCCAGGCCGAGGTGGAGGCCGTCATCGACGAGCTCAACGCCGACGACCAGTGCACCGGCTTCATCGTCCAGCAGCCCACCGGGCTCGACGAGTTCGCCCTGCTGTCGCGCGTCGACCCCGACAAGGACGTCGACGGCCTGCACCCCACCAACCTCGGCAAGCTCGTCCTCGGCGAGGCCGGCCCGCTGCCGTGCACCCCGGTCGGCTCCATCGAGCTCCTCCGCCGGCACGACGTGCAGATCGCCGGCGCGGAGGTGGTCGTCGTGGGCCGCGGCATCACGGTGGGTCGCCCGCTCGGGCTGCTGCTGACCCGGCGCTCCGAGAACGCGACCGTCACGCTGTGCCACACCGGCACCGTCGACCTCGCCGCCCACGTGCGCAACGCCGACATCGTCGTCGCTGCCGCGGGCGTGCCCGGCATCATCACCGCCGACATGGTCAAGCCCGGCGCGGCCGTCCTCGACGTGGGCGTCTCGCGCGTCGAGGGCAAGGTGACCGGCGACGTGCACCCCGACGTGTGGGAGGTCGCGGGCTGGGTCTCGCCCAACCCCAGGGGCGTCGGTCCGATGACCCGCGCGATGCTGCTCACCAACATCGTGGAGATCGCCGAGAAGTCCCTGCGGTCCTGACATGACGGAGTCCGAGCACGGCGACGGCCGGGAGGACGACGGGCGACGCTACCCGTCCACCATCGGCGGCGCGTTCTACCTGCTCGTCCTCGTGACCGTCGGTGTCGCGATGGTGCTGGTCGTGCTCGAGGAGTGGCGCACGGGCATCCGGCTGATGGGCGGAGCGCTCGTCTTCGCCGCCCTGGTCCGGCTCCTGCTCCGCAACCGCGACGCCGGCATGCTCGCCGTACGCCACAAGGTGCTCGACGCGGCGATCCTGTCCTTGCTCGGCGGGTCGCTCGTCTTCCTCGCCGGCTCGATCCCCAACCAGCCGGGCGGCTTCTGAGACGACGACGACCGGGCACCCGCGTGGGGGCCCGGCCGTCGTCGGTCGCTCAGGTCAGGCCGCCTCAGACAAGCCCCAGCTCGGTGACCGCGGAGCGCTCGTCGGCGAGCTCGGCGGTCGAGGCGTCGATGCGGGCGCGGGAGAAGTCGTCGATCTCCAGGCCCTCGACGATCGACCAGTCGCCGCCGGAGGTGGTGACGGGGAACGACGAGACGAGGCCCTCGGGGACGTCGTACTCGCCGCTGGACACGACCGCCATCGAGACCCAGTCGTCCTGCGCCGAGCCGAACAGCCAGTCCCGGGCGGCGTCGATGGTCGCGGACGCGGCCGAGGCGGCCGAGGACGAGCCGCGGGCGTCGATGATGGCGGCGCCGCGCTTGGCGACGGTCGGGATGAAGTCGTTCTCCAGCCAGCCCTGGTCGCCCACGAGCTCGGCGGCGTTCTGGCCGTTGACCTCGGCGTGGAAGAGGTCGGGGTACTGGGTGGCCGAGTGGTTGCCCCAGATCGTCATCTTCTTGATGTCGGTGACGCTGGCACCGGTCTTCGCCGCGAGCTGGGAGATCGCCCGGTTGTGGTCGAGGCGGGTCAGCGCGGAGAAGCGCTCGCGCGGGATGTCGGGGGCGTTGCTCATCGCGATGAGCGCGTTGGTGTTGGCCGGGTTGCCGGTGACACCGATGCGCACGTCGTCGGCCGCGACCGCGTTGAGGGCCTTGCCCTGGGCGGTGAAGATCGCACCGTTGGCCGAGAGCAGGTCGCCGCGCTCCATGCCGGGACCGCGCGGGCGGGCACCGACGAGCAGGGCGAGGTTGACGCCGTCGAAGATCTTCTCGGCGTCCGCACCGATCTCGACGCCGGCGAGGTGCGGGAACGCGCAGTCGTCGAGCTCCATGACGACGCCCTCGAGCGCCTTGAGGGCGGGCTCGATCTCGAGCAGTCGCAGCTCGATCGGGCGGTCCCCGGCGAGTGCCCCGCTGGCGAGGCGGAAGAGCAGGCTGTAGCCGATCTGGCCGGCGGCGCCGGTGACGGCGACCTTGAGGGGTTCAGCGGAGGTCACGGTGGTTACTCCTCGCGAGGTGAGGTCGATGAGGTCTGTCCCGCTGACGCTAGCAGCGGGGGGCGGCTGGCATGCTGGCGCCCATGTGGGGAGCCGTACGACGCCTGGCGGGCCTCGCCGCGGCCGGGGTCCTGGCCGCCGGGCTCGCCGGCTGCGCGGGCATCGGCCAGCCCGCGCCGTACGACTCGCAGGGGATCAACGGGCTCGTCATCCCGACGCCGTCGCCGGACCCCGACGACTTCGTCGACGCCGTCGACAACCCCTGGCTCGCCCTGGAGCCGGGCGCGGCGTGGCGCTACACGGTCACCGAGGACGGGCGGACCGTGGGCACCATCGACGCCGAGGTGCTCGACACCACCACCGAGGTGGCCGGGCTGACCGCCACCGCCGTGCGGACCACCACTGACCTCGACGGAGCCGACCGGGACGACCGGGACGTGGAGGAGACGCGGTTCTACGCCCAGGACGACGACGGCAACGTCTGGCTGGTGGGCGCCGACTCGTTCCCCGGGGCCAGCTGGCGCGCCGGGGAGGGCAACGCCGAGGCGGGGCTGGCGATGCCGGCCGACCCGCGACTGGGCGACGGGTGGCTGGCCTTCCGTCTTGCCGACGGTCGGGAGAACGTCGTGAGGATCGAGGACCAGTCGCGCCAGATGCTGCAGACGCGCGACGAGGCCGGCACCGCGACGCGCAGGGTCTACGAGTCGGGAGTCGGCCTCGTCAGCGTCGAGGACCTCGACGCCGGCTGGCTGGCCGTGCGCGAGCGCTAGTCGGGGCG
This genomic stretch from Nocardioides renjunii harbors:
- the purH gene encoding bifunctional phosphoribosylaminoimidazolecarboxamide formyltransferase/IMP cyclohydrolase, whose amino-acid sequence is MSPEAAEARTPIKRALVSVYDKTGLDDLVRALHDAGVELVSTGGSAALIDSLGLPVTRVEDLTGFPECLDGRVKTLHPRVHAGILADRRLESHVAQLEELDIEPFDLVVSNLYPFTDTVASGASPDECVEQIDIGGPSMVRAAAKNHPSVAIVTSPAAYDDVLAAVAAGGFTLAERRRLAAEAFVHTTTYDVHVASWMGNVLADTSDGSGFPAWMGATWSKEAVLRYGENPHQRAALYSNGFLPEGPGLAQATQHHGKEMSYNNYVDADAARRAAYDFDEPAVAIIKHANPCGIAVGEDVAAAHRKAHECDPVSAFGGVIATNVPVSVAMAEQVAEIFTEVVVAPGYEDGAIEALRAKKNIRVLECPPLVRGGAEMRAISGGLLLQERDVLSAEVEGGGDDPATWTLATGEAASEDVLADLAFAWRACRAVKSNAILLAADGASVGVGMGQVNRVDSCRLAVERAGERVTSAVAASDAFFPFADGPQILIDAGVRAIVQPGGSVRDAEVVAACEAAGVTMYLTGTRHFFH
- a CDS encoding bifunctional methylenetetrahydrofolate dehydrogenase/methenyltetrahydrofolate cyclohydrolase gives rise to the protein MTAQTLDGAATLRTIKAELAQRVAALAEQGVTPGLGTVLVGDDPGSHWYVGAKHKDCAEIGITSIRRDLPATATQAEVEAVIDELNADDQCTGFIVQQPTGLDEFALLSRVDPDKDVDGLHPTNLGKLVLGEAGPLPCTPVGSIELLRRHDVQIAGAEVVVVGRGITVGRPLGLLLTRRSENATVTLCHTGTVDLAAHVRNADIVVAAAGVPGIITADMVKPGAAVLDVGVSRVEGKVTGDVHPDVWEVAGWVSPNPRGVGPMTRAMLLTNIVEIAEKSLRS
- a CDS encoding DUF3017 domain-containing protein, whose amino-acid sequence is MTESEHGDGREDDGRRYPSTIGGAFYLLVLVTVGVAMVLVVLEEWRTGIRLMGGALVFAALVRLLLRNRDAGMLAVRHKVLDAAILSLLGGSLVFLAGSIPNQPGGF
- a CDS encoding malate dehydrogenase, which codes for MTSAEPLKVAVTGAAGQIGYSLLFRLASGALAGDRPIELRLLEIEPALKALEGVVMELDDCAFPHLAGVEIGADAEKIFDGVNLALLVGARPRGPGMERGDLLSANGAIFTAQGKALNAVAADDVRIGVTGNPANTNALIAMSNAPDIPRERFSALTRLDHNRAISQLAAKTGASVTDIKKMTIWGNHSATQYPDLFHAEVNGQNAAELVGDQGWLENDFIPTVAKRGAAIIDARGSSSAASAASATIDAARDWLFGSAQDDWVSMAVVSSGEYDVPEGLVSSFPVTTSGGDWSIVEGLEIDDFSRARIDASTAELADERSAVTELGLV